The stretch of DNA CTGGCTTTAAGGTTGGAGTTAATTAGAAAACGTGTTAGTGACTTTTTAATAGGGTGGCAATCCCTATCATAATAGCCAGCTATGACCTTGACAGTCGAGTTTATGTGCGATTCGATTGGATCTGAGTTGGTAAAAACACTCGCACATAGCGGCGGTGGTGTCATTTGGAGTGTGTGCATCGAAGTGTTTTGTGCTGAATATGCCTAGTTTGGGATGCCGTTTTGGTTTTATCTGGTTGAACGTTATTTTCTATTGCATTGAGAATTCATGGTATCTGGTCTAATTTCGTCATCCTGATTAATAATTCACACGAGTGCATGTTCAGCTTGTTTCGCATTAACGGTGGGCTACACTTTGCATATCAAgccaaaaatgaaagaaatacatAACTGACTTCATATCTGTTGCTAAGGCAATCTCAGTCGCATAATTTAAATGCACAACCAGTGTATCTAATTTGTATATAGTTTgaatactcaaccaatcacattatTGTGTCTTCGGAACTTGAACTCAGTTGGTGTCCTTGTCCAACTCTTTCTGTAATATAGtataattttataatgtattttggAGTGCACAGAGGTCTTTGCACCACTACTCTCAGTTGATGATAACGTTGACaaacctttgtttttgtttttctcctgtGTGTAGGTTCTAATGCTGGAAAAACAACTCACCTAATACccccaaaagtaaaaaaaaaaaaaaaaaaagaagaaatatatgtataattataataataaataaataaaaactttcagTTAACACAAATAAGTGAGCAGGCAGCGCCGTAGCCCCCTCATCATGTCGAAGGGCAGGTCCTTGGAGGCGGTGAAGGTGGTGGTCCGATGTCGGCCCATGAACGAGAAGGAGAAGGCGGCTAACTTCCAGCGGGTGGTGGCGGTGGACGTGAAGCTGGGCCAGGTGACGGTGAGGAACCCCCGGGGCGGCTCCGCTCACGAGCACCCCAAGGTGTTCACCTTCGACTCGGTCTACGACTGGGACTCCAAGCAGCTGGACCTGTACGACGAGAGCTTCCGGCCGCTGGTGGACTCCGTGCTCCTGGGCTTCAACGGCACCATCTTCGCCTACGGCCAGACGGGCACGGGCAAGACCTACACCATGGAGGGCGTGCGGCACGACGCGGAGAGGAGGGGCGTGATCCCCAACTCCTTCGAGCACGTCTTCACGCACATATCGCGCTCGCAGAACCAGCAGTACCTGGTCCGGGCCTCctacctggagatctaccaggAGGAGATCCGGGACCTGCTGTTCAGAGACCAGTCGCATCGCCTGGAGCTGAGGGAGCGGCCCGACACCGGCGTGTACGTCAAGGACCTGTCCTCCTTCGTCACCAAGAGCGTGGCCGAGATCGAGCAGGTGATGAACGTGGGCAACCAGAACCGCTCGGTCGGCGCGACCAACATGAACGAGCACAGCTCGCGGTCGCACGCCATCTTCGTCGTCACGGTGGAGTGCAGCGAGCTGGGCCCCGACCGGCAGAACCACATCCGGGTCGGCAAGCTCAACCTGGTGGACCTGGCGGGCAGCGAGCGGCAGAGCAAGACGGGCGTCCGGGGAGAACGCCTGAAGGAGGCCGCCAAGATCAACCTCTCGCTCTCCGCCCTGGGCAACGTCATCTCCGCCCTGGTGGACGGGAAGAGCACGCACGTGCCGTACCGCGACTCCAAGCTCACCCGGCTGCTGCAGGACTCGCTGGGCGGGAACGCCAGGACGGTGATGGTGGCCAACATCGGCCCCGCCTCGTACAACATGGAGGAGACGCTCACCACGCTACGCTACTCCAGCCGGGCCAAGAACATCCGCAACCGGCCGCGCGTCAACGAGGACCCCAAGGACGCGCTCCTGCGCGAGTTCCAGGAGGAGATCGCCAGGCtgaaggagcagctggagagGAGGtccgggggcaggggggggaggaggaggaggtggaagaGGGACTGGCAGAGCCTGGGGGACGGAGGAGGCgcggagctggaggagctggacgacgatgacgacgacgatgaggatgaggatgaggatgaggaggtgGCGGAGGACAGcgtggcaggaggaggaggaggcgcgcAGTACtggcaggagcagcaggagcagctggagagCGAGCGGAAGGCCATCATGGAGGACCGCAGCctggtggtggaggagaggcGGAGGCTGCTGGggcagaaggagaggaggatagAGCAGCTGCAGATGGAGCAGGAGGCTGGGGAGACGCTGGCGGCCAAAGTCAGGGTGAGCGGGGCCTCTCCTGCCCCAAACGGGACCTCTGTCAGCCTGCTGAGCTCTTAGTCTCCTTTTAGCACATCATACTTTCTTTGCAGACattctttgtttatttctctTTGTAAATGTAACTATTTTACTGTTGACAGAAAATTGTAGTGTTGACAAtaatggtagtagtagtagtagtcgtagtagtagtagtactagtagtagtagtagtagtagtagtagtagtaccagTAGTAGTATGTCCTTACTGTGGTATGGTCCTGCCCCCCTCTTCTCTCAGGCGATGGAGAGCAAGCTGCTCGTTGGGGGTAAGAACATTGTGGACCACACCAACGAGCAGCAGAAGATCCTGGAACAGAAGCGGCAGGAAATCGCTGAGCAGGTAGGGTCCGGTCACCAGTGCGGACATGGCATCACGCAGCCCAATGCTGTGAGCCCCAGGAGGCCTCAGCACGACCTCAcgctctgtctgtgctgtgctgtggtggCGTGTGGCGTCTGAGCAGAAacgcagggagagggagatgcagCAGCAGGTGGAGAGCTGGGATGAGGAGACGCTGGAGCTGAAGGAGACGTACAGTTCTCTGCAGCAGGAGGTGGACATCAAGACCAAGAAGCtgaaaaaggtgtgtgtgtgtgtgtgtgagtgggtgtgcgcgtttgtgtgcgtggatgcatgtgagtgtgtacatgtgtgtgtgcgcacgtgtgcatgtgagcgtgtgtacgtgtgtgtgtgtgtgtgtgtgtgtgtgcgcgtgcgcacgtgtgcatgtgagcgcgtgtacgtgtgtgtgtgcgcgtgtgcgcatgtgagtgggtgtgcgcgtttgtgcgcgtgtgtgcatgtgagcgtgtgtacgtgtgtgtgtgtgtgcgcgtgcgcacgtgtgcatgtgagcgcgtgtacgtgtgtgtgtgtgtgtgtgcgtgcgcgcgtgtgcatgtgagcgcgtgtacgtgtgtgtgtgcgcgtgtgcgcatgtgagtggGTGTGCGCGTTTGTGCGCGTggatgcatgtgagtgtgtacatgtgtgtgtgcgcacgtgtgcatgtgagcgtgtgtacgtgtgtgtgtgtgtgtgtgtgtgtgcgcgtgcgcgcgtgtgcatgtgagtgcgtgtacgtgtgtgtgtgtgctcgtgtgtgcatgtgagtgggtGCGCGCGTTTGTGCGCGTggatgcatgtgagtgtgtacatgtgtgtgtgcgcacgtgtgcatgtgagcgtgtgtacgtgtgtgtgtgtgtgcgcgtgcgcacgtgtgcatgtgagcgcgtgtacgtgtgtgtgtgcgtgcgcgcgtgtgcatgtgagtgcgtgaacgtgtgtgtgtgtgcgcgtgtgtgcatgtgagtgggtGTGCGCGTTTGTGCGCGTggatgcatgtgagtgtgtacatgtgtgtgtgagcatgtgtgcatgtgagtgtgtgtacgtgcgcgtgtacgtgtgtacgagtgtgtgtacgtgtgcgtgtgtacgttgTTTGCTGCAGCCCAGGTGGTTCATGGTCTAATAGACAAACTCAGAAACAGATGCAAGTCTCTCTCCTGATGTTGATAGGAGGCGGACCCATGCTTAATGTGTCCCCGTCCATctcaccacccctccccctgtctctgtccccctccctccccctcagctgTTTGGGAAGCTGCAGGCAGTGAAGGGGGATATCTGTGATATCCAGGAGGAGCATATCAAACAGAGGCAGGACCTGGAGCAGTCGCAGAACGAGGTGACCCGGGACTTGAAGCTCAAGTATGAACTCGGAGACCTTAACCTGCCCCCTATTCCCTGctgccctgccccctctccccctccaggcCCAGAGACCAGGCCCCAACAGCAGTGCCCCACAGAGatttatgaatgtatttaaaatatagCACTAGCCTCTAACCTCATTCCCCGGACTGCATTGTCTTTGTTTTCTCCAGGAGAAAGCAGGTCAGATCTGGTGGAGAATTGCCGTGTTATGAGTGTAGTTATAACGGACACGTCTAGGGACAGAAAGGCTGGTGTTCTGCTGGCCTCCATCCTGCCAGCACCTAGCATTACTAAcgattaattattaataagtACTAATTATTTCCTTGCCAATTCATTACCTcaaaatgaccccccccccgactAATGTAATAATTAGGCTGGAATCATTTTCTCTAAATCGCCATTATTTCACAAATGTTCCTACATCGTCTGTAGTAACACAAGTACTGAGATGGGAATGCTTCAATGAAGGAAGTAAATGGGAGCTCTATTTAACGTTGCTTCTAACGTTAAAAGTTAGGTTTCATGGGAGAGATGTTTTGTCACTGATACGCTATAATAATGCCAaatgtttaataataattattataataatgataattaataataatgatggtaTGTCATATGCATGTCAGGTACATATTTTTTGTCGCCACTtccaaaaacaaactgaactgGGCCCTGAGGGGGAGTCAGTCAAGTCACTGGTGAATGAGTCAGACATAATGactgtgtgcgtgcttgtgtgtgtgaatgaacagTTCATGTCCTCTTCCAGGCAGCTGATCATTGAGAACTTCATCCCCATGGAGGTGAAGAATAAACTGGCCAACAGGGCTTTCTTCGACGAGGAGGAGCTGAAATGGAAACTGAGATCCTGCGCCCGGATCAAGGAGTAAGACTGCCTGCACCCTGCCCTCCACCATCACTGCCCTGCACCCTACCCTCCACCATCACTGCCTGCACCCTGCCCTCCACCATCATTGCCTGCACCCTGCCCTCCACCATCACTGCCTGCACCCTGCCCTCCACCATCATTGCCTGCACCCTACCCTCCACCATCACTGCCTGCGCCCTACCCTCCACCTTCACTGCCCAGCACCCTACCCTCCACCATCACTGCCTGCACCCTGCCCTCCACCATCATTGCCTGCACCCTGCCCTCCACCATCACTGCCTGCGCCCTACCCTCCACCATCACTGCCCTGCATCCTACCCTCCACCTTCACTGCCTGCACCCTGCCCTCCACCTTCACTGCCCAGCACCCTACCCTCCACCATCACTGCCTGCACCCTACCCCCCACCTTCACTGCCTACACCCTACCCTCCACCTTCACTGCCCAGCACCCTACCCCCCACCATCACTGCCAGCACCCTACCCCCCACCTTCACTGCCTACACCCTACCCTCCACCTTCACTGCCCAGCACCCTACCCCCCACCTTCACTGCCTACACCCTACCCTCCACCTTCACTGCCTGGGCCCTACCCCCCACCATCACTGCCCAACACCCTACCCCCCACCTTCACTGCCCAACACCCTACCCCTCACCTTCACTGCCCAACACCCTACCCCCCACCTTCACTGCCCAGCGCCCTACCCCCCACCTTCACTGCCCAACACCCTACCCCCCACCTTCACTGCCCAACACCCTACCCCCCACCTTCACTGCCCAACACCCTACCCCCCACCTTCACTTTATCTGTCTGGGTACagctgtgggtggtgggggAGTGTAATTGGGGGGACGTTTtgtggtgtggtgggggtgggcagtgttggggcaggCATGTCAGGTGTAGGGCTGGGTTGGGGGTTATGGGTGGGGCTATAGGCTATAGGTTAAAGCATGTGGCAAATGTAAAGGTGCTTGATTGATCAGCAGGAGTAGCTGGATGCTGGATAAAGCTAAATGATCAGCTGAATGATTGTGATGTCATGTAAAGTGATGTAATGTGTCACCTGCATTTGGTTGATCAAGTAGAAAAAGACAGTTGAATAAACTACAACtgcacattttctgtaaaaatgtgttttgtaaagGCTTTACTCCGTAAATAAGTTACATCACTGTGTAAATGTGATCGGAGtcagtgtaaatgtatttaaaattatataaaagCTGTCATTTATATTTGTCAGTATGTGTACTTGTGTATTAGAACTAACGGTAAGGTCTGAATGTAGCACATATTTTGGTAGTTCTGAGGACAATCGATTAGTTTAAAAACCCGGTCTGAATCTGCGAGTCTACACTGTTGGTCTGTGTGGCGTTCCGTACCACACTCATAACCCTGTCTGTGTGACGTCCGTGCTGGGGTAGTTTGCTGGTGTAGTTTGCTGGGGTAGTTTGCTGGGGTagttctctccatctctctctgtctctgtgtaccGCAGGGCCCAGCAGATGATGGCACGTCCGGTGTCTGCCGTTGGCTACAGGAGACCCCTGTCCCAACATGCCCGCACAGCCATGAGGCTGCGGCCAGATGCCAGATACAGGGTGGAGTACATCTCTTATTACACCTGCACACTGTTCCCAAAATACCTTCAAACACGGTCCAATGCATTCGTCTCCtgtggactctctctctcaatttaaatttttttaattaattcgctttatttctctctccccctctccctccctctccctcctctctctccctctccccctccatctttctctctccttctctctccctctccctctatctctctgtctctccctccctccctctctctctccctctctccctctctctcttgtcttCACTGCCTCCAGGCTGATAACATCCTCCAGGTGCAGCAGGACATGCCCTGCAGGATTACCCATGAGCACCAGGGGCCGGCCATAGCGGCGAGCGTGGCTGCCGCGCTGGGGGGGGCCCTGCGGGACGATGATGACATCGTGGTCGACGCCTCGGATTTCCTCTGCGGCAGCCCCGTCCCGTGTGACCCCGCCCCCCGCAGTCCCGCCCCCGTGCCCTGTAGCCCcgcccccagtgtttctgcaggCAGCAGGATTCCAAAGCCCAGGTAAGACTCCTCCCCCCTTGGTACGGTATTGGGCTGCCATTCAAATGGCTTATTTTCCACTTCCTTTCTCCCTGTTCCTTGCCTGATTTGGAAGTCAATCGTGGTCCACAATCCTAAAGGAAATTCCCACCCATTTACATTTAAGGTGCTGCTTCTCGGAGGTAGAAACCAGGAGCTTTGAGGTTCCTGAAGACATGAGcgcatcctttttttttttgaaagagtGACACAGAgggaaattgtacttccctctagggtgtttcagctcacttatccctggttatgggtgtgcactttgcactttgttgtacgttgctctggataagagcgtctgccaaatgccgttaatgtaatgtaacataatataAATGATGGagctgtggatccacctctccccatctgcttGATGTGGCTTCAACCTCAAGTTTGAAGGAGcaaaggacattccattttccTAATCCACGTTTTCTCGGGTTCCCTCGTCTTCACCTCCCTTTCTCGCCATCTTGCCTGCCTCCCCGCTGGGTGGTGCTAGGAGCAAGGACAGGACACGAGGAAAGGAACaaggagattacattacattacattacatgtcatgtcatttggctcacgcgtttatccaaagcgacgtacagttgattagactaagcaggagacagtcctcccttggagcaatgcagggttaagggccttgctcaagggcccaacggctgtgcggatcttattgtggctacaccggggatctaaccaccgaccttgcgggtcccactgGAAATGAGCCCTAGGGCCACACACATCATAATacttacttcctgtttcctgctctTTCTATTCCCCAGCAGGCCCCGGACAGGGAAGACAGGAAGTGGCTCCACCGCCTTGCCACGCCCCTCCAGCTCAGGACCCCCCCACTACCCACAATGCCGTGGGCTTGTTCCCAAGTGACACCCCCCCAATACTCCCCTGGCTGCGCTGTCACTCGACAGAGAAGCACAAACTCAGCCAACCTTGCAATTgtaacccctctcccccccccccccccccccccccccccacattgtACGTACTTCCACAAACTTACTGCTGCTGCCGTTACTACTGTGtaaatttaagaaaaaaataacactggCAATCAACCTGTAAGTAAATTCAATAGGCTCTAactaaatgattatttatttatttgcatttttttcttatttgtttttccTTGTTCAGACTTTCTGTATAAGCACTGTTTGTAGATACACTTTTGACTTGTTCACTGAACTAACAgtattgtttttcttattttggatttgtaaaaaacatttttgtgtacTTTGCACTGATACAATTTTTTAtgggaattttctttttttccaaattacaggatttaaaaaaaaaacctttgcaaTGTATGACAGGAATCAATTATGGTTATACTCCGCAACTGAACGTCAGTGtgtttcagttgtttttgtgtgagGATCTGTGGGATTTCTAACATGAGTAAAATTGAAATATACATATTACCCttacacacaggtactgtaagGCTTTGGGGGAAAAGTAAGGATGGCTGAAATAGATGTAAATTATATAGTTACCCTAAAAGACTTGCCAAAACCCTTGTTAAAAGTTGCACCTTGCACAGCATGATCTGatgtaatgaaaatgtttaattatttgaaaaaagtatatttattaTTGTCAAATTGAAAAGATGCCCACAgtatttcttttccattttactTTTACTATGATTTTTGATGATTAAAGAATGGAATATCACTCGGTAATGAAGGTGATCGTTTTCTTTTGATCGTCCAAGATTAAATAAGAGAATGCGAGAACTCAGGAAAAGGCTAACACTTTTATGTAAGGCTTCAGTCCCTCAGTGGCCCCGACCATGGAAGAAGCGGGTTATGATGGATGGCTGCTTTATATAGGAGAAGCTTCTCTGTCCAGCTTCTCTGCAAAGAAATGGAGCTAATGTACTCTCTTTGTTCCTTCTTTAATCGTAGTGACACCAATATTAGCAGCTGACCATGCTTCTGTCAACCCCCTTCCACACACTACAGTGGCTTGGGAAAAATAATCAGTCACAACGTAACATGCAGTCATCATGTCCAACGTTAATCACCCCCCTACTGATACCAGGCAATGTCTGCAATCATATTCCCACCCATACGCCCTCAGTCGTGATGTGATTTGCCTAATTAATGTTTGCAGTCGTTTGGTGGTGAGACTGGGAGGAAATCAAATGTGACGACGGATTCAATTCTAGGTTGTCAAAAGATACATGGACGACACGGTTGCATAAAAGATATACCGACCTGCTGTTGTTTCCTCCCCCACCCATTTAAACTAAGCGTCCGTTCTAATATCCTCCGCTGGGTGGGGCTGCTTGGATTTCTTAAATGTGGTTTGCATCGAGCGAGCGCTACACAAGCAATGCTACTGAAAACGGTATCGGAGAGAACCGTCTGACGGACACGTTTCTCGTCTCGATTGCAGTTTTAGGGAAATTGCGTTTGTTTCTTAAAGTCAAGTTGAATCAAATGCAATATGTCCGTCCACATACTCGGCGTTGACTTCCCCCGATGCTAAATATAACCAAACAGAGAAGACTCCATATCTCTGCCACGTATGCCCTATTGCACTGTTCTCAGTATTACAGTGaattaaatcataaataaatgtatcgCGTGTACGTCCTCACTATGTATAATGGACAGTGGACACAGTAAGGCGCTTTGCAGTCGTCATTTCAAACATACCAGAATAACGCCACAATGGGAAGCGCCATATTACATTTGCAAGAGAAGAGGGGGTGGGTAACGAAACCGACGCCATTCTGGCTCTGAGAgttttcctcccccccccatcgTCACGATGAGCCACAATGGCGTTTTCGCTACGGAACGCTCCAGTGTAGCGCTCGCTCGGAGAGGGGGATGGGAGAGAGTTGTTTTGTGTTGCattcctgcagtgtgtgtgacctttgacctcgtTGTTATGTTCTCTCCTGCTTGCATTCCAAAGTGAGGATTTCCTGCAGTATGCCAGAAGCGTTGGTCGCTGCTTGGGGCTGgtctctgtgccctgtgtgtgtgtttactagctaacgttataacAAACGGCGCCAGAACCGAACGAGCAATACAACAACTATTTATCGTTCAATTATAAATCTACGGAAGCGCTTGTTACAGGGCACGCC from Conger conger chromosome 14, fConCon1.1, whole genome shotgun sequence encodes:
- the LOC133110180 gene encoding kinesin-like protein KIF3B, giving the protein MSKGRSLEAVKVVVRCRPMNEKEKAANFQRVVAVDVKLGQVTVRNPRGGSAHEHPKVFTFDSVYDWDSKQLDLYDESFRPLVDSVLLGFNGTIFAYGQTGTGKTYTMEGVRHDAERRGVIPNSFEHVFTHISRSQNQQYLVRASYLEIYQEEIRDLLFRDQSHRLELRERPDTGVYVKDLSSFVTKSVAEIEQVMNVGNQNRSVGATNMNEHSSRSHAIFVVTVECSELGPDRQNHIRVGKLNLVDLAGSERQSKTGVRGERLKEAAKINLSLSALGNVISALVDGKSTHVPYRDSKLTRLLQDSLGGNARTVMVANIGPASYNMEETLTTLRYSSRAKNIRNRPRVNEDPKDALLREFQEEIARLKEQLERRSGGRGGRRRRWKRDWQSLGDGGGAELEELDDDDDDDEDEDEDEEVAEDSVAGGGGGAQYWQEQQEQLESERKAIMEDRSLVVEERRRLLGQKERRIEQLQMEQEAGETLAAKVRAMESKLLVGGKNIVDHTNEQQKILEQKRQEIAEQKRREREMQQQVESWDEETLELKETYSSLQQEVDIKTKKLKKLFGKLQAVKGDICDIQEEHIKQRQDLEQSQNEAADH